Part of the Pan paniscus chromosome 3, NHGRI_mPanPan1-v2.0_pri, whole genome shotgun sequence genome is shown below.
aacaaagcaATTTCatctacaatagcatcaaaaataatacaagtgttaaaactacaaaacattgttcaaagaaatcaaagatctaggccatctattaaaaatacaaaaattagccgggcgtggtggcacctggccgagacataagaatcacttgaacccgggaggcggaggttgcagtgaggagagatcgcgccactgcactccagcctgacaagtgagactctgtctcaaaaagaaaaagagagaaaaaaaaatctaaataaatggaaagacactgCTTGTTCATGAATAGAAGACTGAATGCTGCTAAAATGACAATACTCCTCGATCTGATCTACAGAGTCAACACAATATTCCCATCAAAATCTCAGCTAGtttctgggaaaaaaattgataaatggatcCTAAAATTCCTATAGAAATTCAAGgggcccagaatagccaaaacaaacttgaaaaagaagaacaaagctcaaGGACTCACCCTTCCAggtttcaaaatttactacaaagctacagtaaacgAGACAGTGTATAGGGTGCAGAAATCTTAGGGGAAAACCATAAAGTGCGGGGAGGGTGGGCagcgtggtactggcataaggatggCCATAGGACAATAGATTCGAAATGAGAGTTCAgggaaaaaacccaaaacatGTATCTGTGGTCAATCGATTCcggacaagggtgccaagactatTTGATGGGAATAGTCTTTTGAAGAAATTATGCTTTAATAACTGGATATCCACAATGCAAAAGAATAGAGTTGGACCCCTAAttcatatcatatacaaaaattaaatcattatAGATCAACCACCtcataagagctaaaactgtaaaactcttggaagaaaacatgggtataaatcttcatgaccttagcTCAGGTAGGCAGCAGCCTTTTAGATATGATACCTTTCAAATATGATAAAcacagcaataaaagaaaaaataatgaaattgtccTTTGTCAAAATGGGAAGCTTTATTTCTCAAAGGACACCATTAAGAAAGGAAAGACAacttacaaaatgagagaaaatatttgcagatgtaTATTTGATAATAgccttgtatctagaatatataaagaactcctacaactcaataatgaataagacaaataacccaacttAAAGATAGGTAAAGagtctgaacagacatttctctaaagctACACACACTCTTTGGTCTCAGCTGCAGAAGCCAAATGACAAAGGGAACGTCATCGTCTGGAAAGCATCGCAATAAGATGCACACGATGTGCCACCGCTGTGGCTCTGAAGCCTACCACCTTCAGAAGTCAACCTGTGGCAAATGTGGCTACATTGCCAAGCGCAAGAGAAAGTGTAACTGAAGTATCAAGGCTAAAAGTTGAAACACCACCAGGACTGATCATATGGGGCGCCTAAAAATTGCACACTGCAGATTCAGGCATGGATTCTGTGAAAGAACAACACGTAAACCCAAGAAGGCAGCTATTGCAACATCCAGCTTATCTTATGAATTTCAGTGATTAGTCATGCCATAAAGGTTCTGGTTTAAAACCTgaacctgaaggaaaaaaaaaaaaaaaaaaaggctaggcacggtggctcacacctgtaatcccagcactttgggaggcagagataggcagatcacttgagctcaggagttcgagaccagcctgggcaacatggcgaaacctcatctctatgaaaaatacaaaaacatagccAGGCCTgggggcatgcgcctgtagtcccagctacttcggaggctgaggtgggagaatcacttgagcccccgaggttgaggctgcagtgattgtgccactgcactccagcctgggtgacagagcgagaccctgtgtccaaaaaaaagtaaagaaaagaaaaaaataatgaagtcaCACTTTGCGAGAGTGGGAGAAGTATGGCAGATGCTGCCACTTATTACCCTCCACTTCAGAAGGGCACATTTCAAAGGCTCCCGTGACACCTCTCCTGTTCCGATCATTGTTTCCAAGGAACAAAGCTCAGGCATGCACCTGTGGATGCCATGATGTCCATGTTCCATGTTCTCCACTAATTTCACTTCAGACTAGAACCTTATCACTAAAAACCTCACCATGCAGAATTATCTTACAGAGAAGTTTCCTTATGACACAATTTTTATGTCCCAATGGCTGCCTGGCTTTGTGTCCCAGCTCTTTGTTCTCACAGTGAATAGCTTTCCAAGAAAATGCTTCCCTGGTCCCTGTTCACTCAGCACTCCCATCATGACCTGTCtctgatggtgtgtgtgtgtgtacgcgcaCACACGAGTGTGCAGTGTGATGAGGATGGGAATCAGGGGGCTGGAGCATTGCTTAACTGAGCAATGCATAATTagcctcccttcccagcctcagcAGGCAGCAACTCCCCTGCATCTTCCCCTTCCGTTTCCCCTCCTCCATCACCCTCATTATCTCAATGTTGCTTTCCAATATTCCCAAGCAACCAAGCTAAACAAAGCAAACATTAagcaaagaagacagaaagaaaacaggcTTTGGAGTGTGGCACAGAGAAGCTCAAAAACTAGCCCTGTCACTTTCCACTTAGGAACCCCAGGCAAGCCTACGATGTCAACTTTGTCAAATGAAGATCACATAATACccaattttaagatatatttatagGATTCTCCCTATGAGCTGGGTGCCGAGGTTACAACCTGAATGACACATGTAGACTGTCATTGAAAAACTCATAGTGTAGTAGGAGATATAGAAATGCAAACAGATTCCAAGGCAGTGTGATAAAGGCCATGACAGGGGGCATTAAGGAGGCAGGAGGGATTAATTCTCTTCATGgttgagaaagaggaagaaggcatTCTGGGGTGGATGCAAGACTTCAGTAAGACAATGTGTCCACAGAACACCTGGCACACGGTAAGTGCTCAAAGAATGTGAAATTCTTTCTTCACAAAGAGCCCTAGGagtgcagaaaataaaatttatatgttttggcctggcgcagtggctcacacctgtaatcacagcactttgggaggccaaggcagacagatcacctgaggtcaggagttcaagaccagcctggccaacatggtgaaaccctgtctctaccaaacgtacaaaaattagccaggcatggtggtgggcacatgtaatcccagctacttgggaggctgaggcaggagaactgcttgaacctgggaggcggaggttgcagtggctggcactgcactccagcctgggtgacagagtgagaccctgtctcaaaaaaaaaaaaaaaaaaaaaattagatgggcatggggatgcatgcctgtaatcccagctactccagaggttgaggcacgagagttgcttgaacccgggaggcagaggttgcagtgagccaagatcgcaccactgcactccagcctgggcaacagagtgagaccctgtctcaaaaataaaggatattaattataataaatttattgtaTAACAAACTAATGTTGATGTCTTAGGGTTAATATTGTGAATTTCAACTGATAATTCTAACTTTGCCAAAGAACAATGGTCAGAAATCCTTGATTCTTCCTTCAATGGACACATATTTATTGACCCCCTTTTATGTGATACCGGGTAACAGAGACACAAAATTGAACTTACAACAAGTTTACAGATGACTCGAAAAGACAAAACAAGTTCTCAATAATTATAATACACGGCAGAATGGCATGTTGCATTTATCCCCCACCTCCCCAGTCACTGCTTCAGAGGTTTTCTTACTCTTGAAATAAAGCAGTGAGATAATGTTAACATGAGTCCCTTCTGATCAGACCTTTCCTGCACTTCTATGCTAATTTCTAGGACTAGATATTTAGAAATGGCTTCCCCTTGGTGAAAACAAGAAATGATAAAGTTTGTCAGTAGAGACAAGTCAAATACTTAGTGTCCTCAGAGCAATATCTTGCTAAATCTACCACTTAATGAGTGGCTCAGCTGTACAGAGATAATCCGGAGAGTCAGTAATCTGTGGGAGGGCAAGGAACAAGGTGTCATTCAGCTTTGGGGGCAACTGAGTCTGTGGGGTAGGATGTGGAGATTCCTAAATCAGAGATCAACAAAGCACCGCATCGAGGAGAGGGCTCTCAGGTGTAGCCCATATGTGCTTTCTCCTGTGCACTCACCTTCCCAAGTCTACCAATAACAGACCCCTCCAAGCCCCAGAAGCCAGGGACAGGTACAGGTGTGGTACCATGAGGGTGAATCAGAGTCCTTTGGGGGAATTTCTCATCCTGCAGATAAGACTGCTATAGGTTTTCCTCAGGAAtggtagaaaataaaaccaacacaGAAAACATATAGAGAAAAACAGTCCTGATGACCAAAGCATGTCATGCTGCATGCTTTGGAATTTCCAGTtaggtaaatatatatgtataaatataatctGATGCATTCATTTGTCGATTGATTCcttaagctatttttaaaattttctttatttttagagatgggagtctcactaagttgcctaggctagtcttgaattccccagctcaagcgatcctcctgcctcagcctcctgagcagctgggactacaggcacgccccaccatgcccagcccttaaaCTATTTTGGATTAGGTTTCTATTACTTGCAGCCAAAAGTTCTGAATTAACAAAGGGCCTCACCCTGGCTCTTCCTTGGTATATATTACTATGGGGATGGGATGACCGAGGTCCCATAGAAATCTCAACTGATCCGTTCTTCCCATCTATTTTTCCAGGTCTCATGAAAAGTTGCCATTTTCCCTCCTCAATTTGTTCCCTAAAATTttactcagccaggcatggtggctcacatctgtaatccccttgggagcctgaggcaggtggatcacttgaggccaggagttggagaacagcttggccaacatggtgaaaccccatctctgttaaaaatacaaaaattagccaggtgtggtggcaggtgcctgtggtcccagctacttgggaggcagatgcagaggaatctcttgaacccatgaggtggaggttgcagcgagccaagatcacaccactgcactccagcctgggtgacaagagtgaaatttcatctcaaaaaagaaaaaaaaaaaagtttagtttaTGACTCGTTCCCTGTACTGAAAAGGACATTTAATAATTTCTACAGAGTTTTTGGGATAACAGAAGAGTGGTGCTAATCTAACATTTCTTTGAAGAGGCATGCTAGCATTCAGACTGAAAATTGACAAAGCACATTGTAATCAAAGAAGGCTCCTCCTGGAGGTTCCTTATTTATAACTTCTGAAAAGTGGTCACATTgtgcgcgctctctctctctttcctctgtaGTAAAAGCTAACAGAATACCCTCACATTCGTGGAGAGAACCTTTTTCACTGATTATAGCTGATTGCCGCTTACATGCTGCCCTGAAAAGCTCTCTTGCCTGTCGATCTCTTGTCTGTGCCTAATGTCCTGACAGTGTTAACTGAGATGGCTCAAAGGACTAAGAAACAACTGATCATCCCCATCTTTCTATTCCCTTTTATTTCATCTGCCTTCTCCTGCTTTCCTCTGagaaaaaaggcagagagaagagacaaGAGTAAAGAACAAAACCCACAAGGAGGCAACTTGTACAGGAAACTGTGGAAAATCCATAAGACTTTTTGACTAGGGTTGAATAAGATCAGCACCTGTGTTATGTGGGTtatgcagtggctcactcacaAATCAAGGCAAGGCTACCAGCAGGAGTGATAGCTTCCAAACTGTCACTTGGTCTAAACTATTCTGTATCTTGGCTGGAgaacttaaacacacacacacacacacacacacacacaaagagagaaaaaCCTAGAATCTTTGTAGGGTCCTGGGCCGCAATAGTTTTTAAACGCACCCTCTACCACCACCCCAGCCAGGTGAGTCTAATGTGTAGCcaaggctggaaaaaaaaaaaatcacttgtctATGCAGACATTCATATAAACTCTTTATCCAACCATTGCAATTGTTCAGCCAATTTTGGCTATAACCAAAACAGCTACCAACCAAAATGGCTACCTAGGCTACTCTGTTTCCTCTCTACCAGCAGACAACCACAGCGATCACTGTTCGAAGTTTACAGTGTGTCAGGCTGTACTAAGCACATTACATACATAATCTCTAATCTTTACAGCCACCCTGGATTGGAAAGTAGCACCATTCCTGCTTTTAgcataagaaacagaaaaatgtccaggcacagtggctcacgtctgtaatcccagcactttgggaggcaaaggtgggtggatcacctgaggtcaggagtttgagactagcctgaccaacatggtgaaaccccatctctactaaaaatacaaaaattagccaggcgtggtggcacatgccctataatcccagctactcaggaggctgaggcaggagaatcacttgaacctgggaggcggaggttgcagtgagccaagatcacgccactgcactctagcccaggcaacaagagcaaaactccatctcaaaaaaaaaaaaaaaagaaagaaagaaagaaagaaagaaagaaagaaagaaagaaagaaagaaagaaagaaagaaagaaagggaaaaatggaGCTGTTAAAGAATTTGCCCAAGACAAGGTACAGCAATTAAATGGCACAGCAAGATCTGAATCCCAGCTGGCCTTAACTCCCAAGTTCGACCCCTCTCCACTACAAAGATGGTCCCTCACTTCGGTGTGTCTTTACTTCTGGCTTtacttttttcctgcttttgacAAAATCCAAAGTACTTTCAGTTCATATCCTTCTAATATCCTGCCATGTGTACAAATATATGActatttaaaaacaagcaaagggccgggcatggtggctcaagcctgtaatcccagcactttgagaggccaaggtggagggtcgcttgagcccagaagttcgagaccagcctgggcaacatagtgggacccccttctcttcaaaaaattaaaaattagttgagcgtGGTAGTGTGtggtctgtagttccagctactcgggaggctgaggatggaggatggcttgagtccaggaagtcaaggctgcactgcagcctgggcaacagggtgagatcctatctcaaataaaataatttttaaaaaatttttaaataaataaataaaaataaaaactagcaaAACCCAGAGAAATACTTATAAATTCAAAGTAAGCCTCcctggccaggcacactggctcttGCTTGCAGTCCCactactttaggaggctgaggcagaaggatagcttgaacccaggagttcaaaaccagcctgggcaacatagggagaccctgtctctacagaaaattaaaaaaaaaaaaattagtcaggtgtggtggcacatgtctatgg
Proteins encoded:
- the LOC117979950 gene encoding LOW QUALITY PROTEIN: large ribosomal subunit protein eL37-like (The sequence of the model RefSeq protein was modified relative to this genomic sequence to represent the inferred CDS: substituted 2 bases at 2 genomic stop codons), translating into MTKGTSSSGKHRNKMHTMCHRCGSEAYHLQKSTCGKCGYIAKRKRKCNXSIKAKSXNTTRTDHMGRLKIAHCRFRHGFCERTTRKPKKAAIATSSLSYEFQ